ACTGACGATTTTCTAGACACAATAGAAATGCAGTTATGGGAGGCTGGCAAGAGACCTGAAAAGTGGCATCATGAACCGCCCCGGGTTTCGTGGAGGCCATTTGGTTTAAGTGCAGGCCGTTAATTCGGTCTGACACGGCGAGTTGCCGATAGTAGTTTGCCTCAGCTTCTGCCGGAGGGATATAGCCGATTGGTTCGAGCAGCCTGACATGGTTGAACCACGCCACCCATTCGAGGGTCGCCAGTTCCACCGCTTCCCGTGTCCTCCACGGGCCGCGCCTGTGAATTAGCTCCTCCTTGTACAGCCCATTGATCGTCTCGGCCAGGGCGTTGTCATAGCTTCCAAGGTGCCGTCGATATATTGCATACTGGGACACATCCATTCGGCAGGGTCATACTGATTTTGGCTGTGTTTGTAGATCACAAAGTCCCAGTTATCTTTTTTCCGCGCCATTCCAGATGGCAGATGGGTTGTGGTGCATTGTTATCATCAGCCCGGCTCAAATACAAATAGCATTCATTGTAGCGGAGCTTGTAAGCGCAGTTCCGGCGTCTGTCAAGGTAGTTGTCGCGTCACCCATTTTTTAAGCGGCCTTTTTATCCTGTCGCTGCGGGTTCAGATCTACCGCACCGATCGGTGTCCAATTGCGTGTGCGGCCTGACCAGCGCGCTGGGTTTCTCGCCTTGGCTGCCTCATAGAGGGCATGGCGCTTCGCCAGCAGCACATGATCCTCGCCCCGGTGACGCTGGGCGGGGGTGACGAAGCGAATGCGGCTGTGACGATGCTCATGGTTGTACCAGACGATGAAGTCACGCACCCAGATTCGTGCGGTGTCGAGGTCCGCAAAGCCGCTTTCCGGCCACTGTGGGCAGTATTTCAGCGTCCGGAACAGCGACTCTGAATACGGGTTGTCATTGCTGACCCGTGGTCGGCCCCGGGATGGGGTGATCCCCAGATCGTAGAGCTTGGCCAGCAGGGTAGATGATTTCATCGGGGCGCCATTGTCGGAGTGCAAGACCAGTGGCTGCCGCCAGCATTGCTCCGCCATAAAACCCCTCTGGATGAGCGCAGCGGCATACTCGCCACTCTCCTCCGTATGGACCTCCCAGGCCACCGCCTTGCGGCTGTAAAGATCCTCAAAGAGGTAGAGATAGTAGTACTGCCCACGCACCGGCGACGGCAAATAGGTGATGTCCCAAGACCAGACGGTGTTGGCTGCGGTGGCCGTATGGGTGGTGGGTAACTTCTCCTTGCGGGGCGGGTGCGCACGGCCACGCCGTGCCCCCATGCCCTCGGCCTTGAGGATCCGGTAGAAGGTGGACTCCGATGCCAGATAAACCCCCTCATCCGCCAGCCGTGGCACAATCTGGGTCGGTGGCAGGTGTGCAGTATCCGGACGATGACAGGCGTCCAGCACCTCCTGCACCTCGGCTTCACTCAGCTTATTGCTGGGTGCCAGTCGTTCGACCGTCGTGCGGGCATCCGCCTTCACCATTCCCTGCTCCTCTGTCCATCGCTGGACGGTGCGTAATGATAAACCTGCTTCTGCGCAGGCCCGCGACCGGCGGGCGCCGCCGTCAGCCGCTTCCTGTATCCAGGCGACCAATTGTTGCCGCTCCGGGACCGGGGTTAATCTTCCCCGGCGTCGTCCCCCCAGAGGGCGTTCAATTTTTTTCGCAAGATCAACAGCGCAGCCGCCTCGGCTAAGGCCTTGTCTTTGCGACGCAGTTCCCGCTCCAGCTCACGAATCCGTCTCTGGTCTGCACGGGCTTGCGCACCCGCTGTCTGTTTCTGTTGGGTGGCGGTCTGCTGTCCAACGATACAAGCCTGTTTCCACGCTTTTACCTGGTCTGGATACAGCCCTTTCTCCCGGCAATATTCGCTCAACTCCACCTCGGACAGCAGGGCCGTTTCCACCACCGCTGCCAGTTTGGACTCGGCAGACCAACCCTCTGCTGTCTTCTTGGTCACTGCACTCATCGCCCCACTCGCTATCGCCTGCTTACGCCAATGGTACAGCGTAACATCAGAAATCCCTTCCTGTTTGGCCAGTTCTGCCACGGACAAACTGGTGGGCGGCAACATCTTCTGCAATACAGCGGCCTTACGTTCTGCTGAATAATGCTTCATCCCGATAATCCACTTTCCGCCCCCACCCTATGCCTGACTCCATTTCAGAGAGGCGACAACTACCCTGACACCGGGGGTTCTTAGGAAGCTTCGTGCTGAAGGTGTCTATTAGAACCCATATCTCTGCTTTTATTTCGTCTGTTAGTGAGGGAGTTTCACTCTTCATGGTCATTTCCCAGCAGGAGTAGGGGGAATCATTTTATCATTTCCCCCAGATGCTTTTGGTTGAATTTTAATGTCGCGTTGATTGTTAATATCTCAATTAATCTATATAAGCTCATTTTGGTGCATAAAAATATATTGGCATTAAAGGCAGAAGCACTTTATCGTCATCGGCCATTTTAGGATAGAACTCCTGCCATAGGGCAATCAAGCGATCCAAATCAATCAGCTCAACATGCACATGTGAACCTCTCGCGGCTGTTTTAGCATCTGGGGTGAACCCACCTGATGAAACAAAAATACCAACATCTCCTTCTTTCTGTAATAAGCCCATTAATTGG
This sequence is a window from Acidithiobacillus ferridurans. Protein-coding genes within it:
- a CDS encoding IS3 family transposase (programmed frameshift) — translated: MKHYSAERKAAVLQKMLPPTSLSVAELAKQEGISDVTLYHWRKQAIASGAMSAVTKKTAEGWSAESKLAAVVETALLSEVELSEYCREKGLYPDQVKAWKQACIVGQQTATQQKQTAGAQARADQRRIRELERELRRKDKALAEAAALLILRKKFERPLGGRRRGRLTPVPERQQLVAWIQEAADGGARRSRACAEAGLSLRTVQRWTEEQGMVKADARTTVERLAPSNKLSEAEVQEVLDACHRPDTAHLPPTQIVPRLADEGVYLASESTFYRILKAEGMGARRGRAHPPRKEKLPTTHTATAANTVWSWDITYLPSPVRGQYYYLYLFEDLYSRKAVAWEVHTEESGEYAAALIQRGFMAEQCWRQPLVLHSDNGAPMKSSTLLAKLYDLGITPSRGRPRVSNDNPYSESLFRTLKYCPQWPESGFADLDTARIWVRDFIVWYNHEHRHSRIRFVTPAQRHRGEDHVLLAKRHALYEAAKARNPARWSGRTRNWTPIGAVDLNPQRQDKKAA